One region of Triticum aestivum cultivar Chinese Spring chromosome 6B, IWGSC CS RefSeq v2.1, whole genome shotgun sequence genomic DNA includes:
- the LOC123133723 gene encoding uncharacterized protein: MAFEGEVSRLAARIAASSPARVRMAVGTLARSSAARAAADALVYLFVGTICVLSAATFLCAVAFRACGRNCSVAAAILFYSGMLSLLLMVPAMVLFFLRAAGSEVKYDVVEDRLRPWPLDRTAVAIWRFFVVATSVEFIGLVLQICGFPKVSYLLRAAALLCMLLVIALFCIRAAVALWRMNPRQSAAVAASVLLWRCGG; the protein is encoded by the exons ATGGCTTTCGAAGGGGAGGTCTCCAGGCTGGCTGCTCGCATAGCGGCCAGCTCGCCGGCGCGGGTGAGGATGGCGGTGGGGACACTGGCACGCagcagcgccgcccgcgccgccgcagaTGCCCTGGTCTATCTCTTCGTTGGCACCATCTGCGTCCTCTCCGCCGCAACATTCCTCTGCGCCGTCGCATTCCGCGCCTGCGGCCGGAACTGCAGCGTTGCCGCCGCGATCTTGTTTTATTCTGGTATGCTCTCCCTGCTACTCATGGTGCCAGCGATGGTACTCTTCTTCCTgcgcgcagccggcagcgag GTCAAGTATGATGTTGTGGAGGACCGCCTCCGTCCGTGGCCGCTGGACCGGACGGCTGTAGCGATCTGGAGGTTCTTCGTCGTGGCGACGTCGGTGGAATTCATCGGGCTGGTTCTCCAAATCTGtggatttccaaaggtttcttacCTTCTGCGCGCTGCGGCTCTGCTGTGCATGCTCCTAGTCATCGCCCTCTTCTGCATCCGTGCTGCTGTGGCGCTGTGGAGGATGAATCCTCGACAGTCGGCTGCAGTTGCTGCATCCGTGCTGCTGTGGCGCTGTGGAGGATGA
- the LOC123133722 gene encoding uncharacterized protein, translating into MDLEGKICKLAARAAATSPALVRKAVGALERSSAARAAAEVLIYQFLSAVFIFSGFLNLVAVEACGGKNCTVASILFELSYHSGMIALLLLAPACVLFFLRAAGSTSDSEVEDEDRSEIFPWPLIWPVLGFITVAASAAPIAFVLQMCGFREASYQVCVAAVLCSALLSALFYIGAAVALWRMNPQERSIAGMLRMSLRPSNKVAE; encoded by the exons ATGGATCTCGAAGGGAAGATCTGCAAGCTAGCTGCCCGTgcagcggccacctcgccggcgctgGTGAGGAAGGCTGTGGGGGCACTGGAGCGCAGCAGCGCCGCGCGCGCGGCCGCCGAAGTCCTGATCTATCAGTTCCTGTCCGCTGTCTTCATCTTCTCCGGCTTCTTGAACCTCGTCGCGGTCGAGGCCTGCGGCGGGAAAAACTGCACCGTCGCCTCCATCCTGTTCGAGCTCTCGTACCATTCTGGTATGATCGCCCTGCTTCTCTTGGCGCCGGCGTGCGTGCTCTTCTTCCTGCGCGCCGCGGGCAGCACCAGCGACAGCGAG GTCGAGGACGAGGATCGCTCTGAGATCTTCCCGTGGCCCCTGATCTGGCCGGTGCTAGGGTTCATCACCGTGGCGGCGTCGGCGGCACCCATCGCCTTCGTTCTTCAGATGTGTGGATTTCGAGAGGCTTCTTACCAAGTCTGCGTCGCGGCTGTGTTGTGCTCGGCCCTACTCTCCGCCCTCTTCTACATCGGTGCTGCGGTAGCGCTGTGGAGGATGAATCCTCAAGAGCGCAGCATCGCCGGCATGCTCAGGATGAGTCTCAGGCCCAGCAACAAGGTGGCGGAGTAG